One window of the Sander lucioperca isolate FBNREF2018 chromosome 5, SLUC_FBN_1.2, whole genome shotgun sequence genome contains the following:
- the bicra gene encoding BRD4-interacting chromatin-remodeling complex-associated protein isoform X1, with protein sequence MDDEDGRCLLDVICDPEALNDFLHGSETHLDTDDLLDGSSDPSSSFFSTTGGHVPEVQPAVQLSANEPAGLPRVSVDLDFLEDDDILGGSPGGEGGSNGIGTNHEPCDILQQSLAEANITEQSLQEAEAELDLGSFGIPGLTQVVQTLPDAGLSGAGGTAVGVGIGVGGAAAIFPGSGPSTTATPPNAAADMLGSVLAQQGLQLQSQVMNKAISVQPFMQPVGLGNVTLQPISSLQALPNGSQSGHLGIGQIQVVGQPTVMTINQSGQPILAKAMGGYQLHQSGPDVSGAGSQAGLGGSGGGLLIQGNKATLGSPALNGPAVCVSSTNSSSGGTMTPAGLVGFGSTTLSSGIGHQTQTQGQIMQNVIIQRTPTPIQPKPPQGGAIQPKLFKQQQQQQQPQPAPQPLQNDAHKALGLQQIPVSAAQNVAFLTGKPGSNVVLSTQASTQGPQFQQTLFKQQAAQPSGKPLSVHLLNQQGSIVIPSQTVLQGQNHQFLLPQLQAGGQILTQHPGGHIITSQGPGGQLIANQILTANQNINLGQVLTSQGHPGAAHILSGSIQLQPGQMGTPTLFQMPVSLAQSQSQTQTHTVSGHAQTVIQGMPIQNSLTMLSQVEGLSPAVSLQPALQPQPGGVPSSTGAATMAQGQPGECVTVLGSATDQAAHPTQQHAPQSSILAMQTASSVSTATTVPSSSPSMSVPTSSSVTAVGLVPHHAQHSPGRLLFTNQGSSMILSQESLQMFLQQEQHHQTENESTPSAGVPASVIVSSNSVTAPAPSVHDSHLTDSWVGQSHSPSPGPSHMAAVVKQVPSSGHQQSLIQGMSPSAALSTHASAPPVAVSPQPSHSPLTLSQHIQSPHHQQQSRPPSQPQPQSQTPSRSCTPSSHPQLFIVHNQMAESPQPAPQGQPQHAHIQVQLQLQPQPRPASQPAPYQQDMPPLSQSPKPPPPPAPPAPHQFTAPPVSTSAAAVVKAQVPIPGLTAEHQHHLQLVAAQIQTLSAISQPSPQQKQLLDKLHQVQQSIVLQAKQAAQPQAAGPFSSQQDVPVDKVAVASSASAGPPAQLPPVLQQMSVLVKTPATASSDLQVFSGAQGPAGAMVNQTVTPASLTQPAQVQPKPGVISSVGGMTLGKGGMQIQVLGTSLTQMPAPQPPAPAPVQTQTTTMKMPFSAEPSKEARMLEQLRKQQGSVLHPNYSAPFYSFEDTMHRLLPYHLYQGTANSSQDYQKVDDEFETVSCHLLKRTQAMLDKYRHLLFAESKVFKPEQRLGPSAEMVMIDRMFIQEEKIALSQDRILAKERPEEFVANARMLESVVSSQQKAPPAEPPSASGGGAAAVPAPAPAAPAPAPLPNLAPNPPPAPTPSPSPASAPVPAPASAPAPPPAATPFPPTKLVIKHGGGGASVSWSSGGPPPPAAAGRLAEPAGQSSSFSRAPAASPGDDDDDALPQRTSKPPMKTYEARRRIGLKLKIKQDQTGFSKVVHNTALDPVHTPQPQQSGQSTSQPQTQPQGLAAGLHPKPRPLSTPPPTVIRTQSPICTAPSASLVTTASAQSNPPLRGNVPPNAAPSSSTSSSHTWSLSSSSSSSTQVNGSLDHHDGGGVKHNSAPAATPSPTTCRLPLRKTYRENISPRVRPGVPGGGDEGLSYPRPTPSPPQHEASSPPSERTVIASVKVEKRGRDASHTHTESSHEAGRLRSAMQGLDEMDEVFNRGIKTTQHHHHPQLLDREGAKERGEEHTDQETDVSKYKRASGKNRHRAGGTFRMDQHAPGPPSPESSFTRDSLLPAKRCKSDSPDMDNASFSSGSPPDDSLNEHLQCAIDSILNLQQEPSARGHHIKGGHSRSQQHQSQRPGGSAASSHRPSVPPSSSASASSSLAQHPQVGGRGHNGSLVSQTQSR encoded by the exons ATGGATGATGAAGATGGCAGGTGCCTTCTAGATGTAATTTG TGACCCAGAAGCTCTCAATGACTTTCTTCATGGATCTGAGACCCAT TTGGACACTGACGACCTATTGGATGGTTCGAGTGACCCCTCCAGCTCGTTCTTCTCTACCACTGGG GGCCATGTTCCAGAGGTCCAGCCTGCAGTCCAGCTGTCGGCCAACGAGCCGGCCGGCCTACCCAGAGTCAGTGTTGACCTGGACTTCCTGGAGGATGATGACATCCTGGGAGGATCCCCAGGTGGTGAAGGTGGGAGCAATGGCATTGGGACAAATCACGAGCCATGCGACATCCTGCAGCAGAGCTTGGCTGAAGCAAACATCACAGAGCAAAGCTTACAGGAGGCAGAGGCTGAGCTGGACCTGGGCTCCTTTGGAATTCCAGGCCTTACGCAGGTGGTACAGACACTGCCTGATGCCGGCCTCTCTGGGGCTGGAGGCACTGCTGTTGGTGTAGGCATAGGTGTTGGGGGAGCAGCAGCAATTTTCCCTGGGTCAGGCCCGAGCACCACTGCTACTCCTCCCAATGCCGCAGCTGACATGCTGGGGTCAGTGCTTGCTCAGCAGGGCCTTCAACTCCAATCCCAGGTCATGAACAAGGCCATTAGTGTTCAGCCATTTATGCAGCCTGTGGGCCTGGGAAATGTGACACTTCAGCCCATTTCAAGTCTCCAAGCTCTTCCTAATGGGAGTCAGTCTGGACATTTGGGTATCGGACAGATTCAGGTTGTGGGTCAGCCTACAGTCATGACTATCAATCAGTCTGGGCAGCCAATCCTAGCTAAGGCCATGGGCGGTTACCAGCTGCACCAGTCTGGGCCAGATGTATCAGGTGCTGGTTCTCAGGCAGGGCTTGGAGGCTCAGGGGGTGGACTTCTGATCCAAGGTAACAAAGCCACTTTGGGATCTCCAGCTTTAAATGGACCGGCTGTTTGTGTCAGCAGCACAAACAGCAGCAGTGGCGGCACAATGACTCCTGCTGGGCTTGTGGGCTTTGGCAGCACCACTCTAAGTTCAGGAATTGGACACCAGACACAAACCCAAGGCCAAATCATGCAGAACGTGATCATCCAGCGCACACCAACACCCATTCAGCCTAAACCCCCTCAGGGGGGAGCCATCCAACCGAAACTTTtcaaacagcaacaacagcagcagcagccacagcCAGCACCCCAACCGCTGCAAAACGACGCCCACAAGGCTCTAGGGCTGCAGCAAATTCCAGTTTCCGCTGCTCAGAATGTAGCCTTCCTGACAGGAAAGCCAGGTTCTAACGTTGTCCTGAGTACTCAGGCCTCAACACAAGGCCCTCAGTTTCAACAAACCCTATTCAAGCAACAAGCAGCACAACCATCGGGCAAGCCTCTTAGCGTACACCTGTTGAACCAACAGGGCAGCATCGTTATTCCCTCTCAGACAGTTCTGCAAGGTCAGAACCACCAGTTTCTCCTGCCACAACTACAAGCAGGTGGGCAGATCCTGACCCAGCACCCTGGGGGGCACATCATAACTAGTCAGGGTCCTGGTGGACAGCTCATCGCAAACCAGATTTTAACTGCAAACCAGAACATCAACTTGGGCCAGGTGTTGACTTCACAGGGCCACCCCGGGGCTGCCCACATCCTCTCTGGATCTATCCAGCTCCAGCCTGGCCAGATGGGCACGCCCACCCTCTTTCAGATGCCCGTCTCGTTGGCCCAGAGTCAAAGCCAGACCCAGACCCACACTGTCTCAGGTCATGCCCAGACAGTCATACAGGGCATGCCCATCCAGAACTCCCTGACCATGCTCAGTCAGGTGGAGGGGCTGAGCCCCGCAGTCAGCCTTCAGCCAGCCCTGCAGCCTCAGCCAGGCGGAGTCCCCAGCAGCACAGGAGCAGCGACCATGGCTCAGGGCCAGCCCGGAGAGTGTGTTACTGTGCTGGGTAGCGCCACGGACCAGGCTGCCCATCCCACTCAGCAGCATGCACCGCAATCCTCTATCCTCGCCATGCAAACGGCATCCTCTGTGTCCACGGCTACCACAGTACCCTCCTCTTCTCCGTCCATGTCTGTGCCCACCTCGTCCTCTGTCACAGCAGTGGGGCTGGTCCCCCATCATGCTCAGCATAGTCCAGGGAGGTTACTGTTCACCAACCAGGGCTCCAGTATGATCCTGAGCCAGGAGTCTCTGCAGATGTTCCTGCAACAG GAGCAGCACCACCAAACAGAGAATGAGTCCACCCCCTCTGCTGGCGTTCCAGCGTCTGTAATCGTCAGCAGCAACAGCGTCACTGCTCCGGCCCCCTCTGTCCATGACAGCCATTTAACTGACTCTTGGGTGGGTCAGAGCCACAGCCCTTCCCCTGGCCCCTCCCACATGGCAGCAGTGGTAAAGCAG GTGCCCTCCAGTGGACATCAGCAGTCCCTGATCCAGGGCATGTCCCCCTCCGCGGCCTTGTCCACTCACGCCTCGGCGCCCCCAGTGGCGGTCAGCCCGCAGCCTTCCCACTCTCCTCTCACTCTGAGCCAGCACATCCAGTCACCGCACCATCAGCAGCAGTCGCGTCCTCCCTCCCAGCCTCAGCCACAGTCCCAAACGCCCTCCCGCTCATGCACCCCCTCCTCTCACCCGCAGCTCTTTATTGTCCACAACCAGATGGCGGAGTCCCCCCAGCCGGCTCCGCAGGGCCAGCCCCAGCACGCACACATTCAGGttcagctgcagctgcagcctCAGCCGCGGCCGGCCTCTCAGCCCGCCCCTTATCAACAAGATATGCCTCCGCTGTCCCAGTCGCCCAAGCCGCCTCCTCCCCCTGCGCCGCCCGCACCACACCAGTTCACCGCTCCTCCTGTCAGCACTTCTGCCGCTGCTGTAGTCAAAGCCCAGGTTCCAATCCCGGGCCTGACAGCCGAGCACCAGCACCACCTGCAGCTGGTCGCTGCACAGATTCAGACGCTGTCGGCCATCAGCCAGCCCTCGCCTCAGCAGAAACAGCTGCTGGACAAGCTACACCAG GTGCAGCAGAGCATCGTTCTGCAGGCCAAGCAGGCTGCTCAGCCTCAAGCCGCCGGTCCGTTCAGCTCCCAGCAAGATGTGCCTGTTGATAAAGTGGCGGTTGCGTCATCGGCCAGCGCCGGTCCGCCTGCTCAGCTTCCCCCAGTGCTGCAGCAGATGTCGGTGCTTGTCAAAACTCCTGCTACAG CATCAAGTGACTTACAGGTATTCTCAGGAGCCCAAGGGCCAGCTGGAGCAATGGTGAATCAGACTGTCACTCCTGCCAGCCTTACCCAGCCTGCACAG GTTCAGCCAAAGCCAGGGGTGATCAGCTCAGTGGGAGGGATGACTCTGGGGAAAGGTGGGATGCAGATACAGGTGTTAGGTACTAGTCTTACTCAGATGCCTGCTCCACAGCCCCCAGCTCCAGCTCCAGTACAAACTCAG ACAACAACAATGAAGATGCCTTTCAGTGCAGAGCCCAGCAAAGAAGCCAG GATGCTGGAACAGCTGAGGAAACAGCAGGGTTCTGTGCTTCACCCAAACTACAGTGCTCCTTTCTACTCTTTTGAGGACACGATGCACAGACTGCTGCCTTACCATCTCTACCAGGGAACTGCCAACTCTTCTCAAGACTATCAGAAAG TGGATGATGAATTTGAGACGGTCTCCTGCCATCTGCTGAAAAGGACCCAGGCAATGCTGGACAAGTATCGCCACCTGCTCTTTGCAGAGTCAAAA GTGTTTAAACCTGAGCAGAGACTTGGCCCCTCGGCAGAGATGGTGATGATTGACCGGATGTTCATTCAGGAGGAGAAGATCGCGTTGAGCCAGGACAGGATTTTGGCCAAGGAGAGACCAG AGGAGTTTGTGGCAAATGCGCGCATGTTGGAGAGTGTAGTTTCATCCCAACAGAAAGCCCCTCCTGCTGAGCCCCCGTCAGCGAGTGGAGGTGGAGCCGCTGCTGTCCCTGCCCCGGCGCCTGCAGCTCCGGCCCCAGCCCCTCTCCCAAACCTCGCCCCAAACCCTCCTCCTGCCCCCACCCCGTCCCCGTCTCCTGCTTCAGCTCCAGTCCCTGCTCCTGCTTCGGCTCCAGCGCCTCCTCCCGCCGCCACCCCTTTCCCCCCTACCAAACTGGTAATAAAGCACGGCGGCGGCGGAGCCTCTGTGTCCTGGTCCAGCGGCGGTCCCCCGCCTCCGGCTGCAGCGGGCAGGCTGGCCGAACCCGCCGGCCAGAGCTCCTCCTTCAGTCGCGCTCCGGCAGCGTCGCCCggcgacgacgacgacgacgccCTGCCGCAGAGAACCAGCAAGCCGCCGATGAAGACCTACGAGGCTCGCAGGAGGATTGGCCTGAAGCTGAAGATCAAGCAGGACCAGACGGGGTTCAGCAAGGTGGTCCACAACACTGCCTTAGACCCCGTGCACACACCTCAGCCCCAGCAGAGCGGCCAGTCCACATCCCAGCCTCAGACTCAGCCCCAGGGCCTAGCTGCTGGACTGCACCCAAAGCCCCGCCCCCTGTCAACGCCCCCTCCCACAGTAATCAGAACTCAGTCTCCCATATGCACTGCTCCCTCTGCCTCATTGGTCACCACAGCAAGCGCTCAGTCTAACCCGCCACTGAGAGGTAATGTTCCCCCCAACGCAGCCCCATCTTCCTCTACCTCTTCCTCCCACACTTGGTcgttgtcctcctcctcctcctcttccactcAAGTGAATGGGTCGTTGGATCACCACGACGGGGGTGGGGTCAAACACAATTCTGCCCCCGCTGCCACGCCCTCGCCGACGACATGCCGTCTCCCCCTTCGGAAAACCTACCGGGAAAACATTAGTCCCCGGGTCAGACCCGGCGTCCCAGGGGGAGGGGACGAAGGTTTGTCCTACCCGAGACCCACGCCGTCACCCCCCCAGCACGAGGCCTCATCCCCCCCCTCAGAGCGGACAGTTATAGCCAGTGTGAAGGTGGAGAAACGAGGCCGGGACGCctcgcacactcacacagagtCGAGCCACGAAGCGGGCCGTCTAAGGAGTGCAATGCAGGGGCTGGACGAAATGGACGAGGTGTTCAACCGTGGTATCAAAACCACACAGCACCACCATCACCCGCAGCTCCTGGACCGGGAGGGGGccaaggagagaggggaggagcaCACAGACCAAGAGACAGATGTAAGTAAATACAAGAGGGCAAGCGGGAAAAACAGACACAGGGCCGGCGGGACGTTCCGAATGGACCAGCATGCCCCTGGGCCTCCCTCCCCAGAGTCCTCCTTCACGCGAGACTCTTTGCTTCCTGCCAAACGCTGCAAGTCGGACTCCCCCGACATGGACAACGCCAgcttctccagcggcagccccCCGGACGACTCTCTGAACGAGCACCTGCAGTGCGCCATCGACAGCATCCTGAACCTGCAGCAGGAGCCCTCGGCCCGTGGCCACCACATTAAAGGGGGCCACAGCAGGTCCCAGCAACACCAAAGCCAGCGCCCCGGGGGCTCGGCAGCCTCGTCCCACAGACCCTCAGTACcaccctcctcctctgcctccgcATCCTCCTCCCTGGCCCAGCACCCTCAGGTCGGTGGCCGGGGCCACAATGGCAGCCTGGTGTCCCAGACGCAAAGCAGATAA